The sequence GTTTTAGTTGGTGCTTTGGCGGTATTATTCGCTATTGGTACGGCTTCACTAGTTCAAAATTATTTGGTAGTTGAAGAACACGGTAAACTAGTTTATCCCGAATCCATGGCGATTTCAGAAGCTTTGGTAGCCTCTGAAGCTGGTGGTGATTCATTAAAATTCATGGGTATTGGTTTTGGTATCGGTGGAATTTTAACAATGTTGACAACGCAAGTATTTGGCTGGGTCAACAGTACAATTACTTATATTGGTAATTCTTTCTATCGTTGGAAGATGTCTACTGAAGTAAATCCAATATTAGCTGGAATTGGTTTCGTTGTTGGACTAGACGTTGCTTTAACGATGTTTGCCGGATCTATTTTGTCTAACTTCGCAATTACACCATTGATTGCTAATTTTACTCAATTAGCTGGGAATCATGCTAAGGACTGGAATGATATTGGTTTGGCAGTTAACCAAATGAATGTTGATCAAGTTGCTGGTTCATATTCTAAATATATCGGTGCCGGAATGATGCTCTGTGGTGGTATCGTTGGTGCCGTTAAGTTGATTCCAGTTATCGTTACTTCAATTAAGAAGACTTTAAATGCTAGAAATAGTTCTTCAGATGATAGGAACATGCTAGGTATTTGGTCATTATTGATTGCTGTTATTGCTATTTTTGTAGTTGGATTCTTCATTGCTGGTAACATTGCGATGGCAATCGTTGGTGGAATCCTTTCACTTATTTTGGCATTACTATTTGTCATTGTTTCTGCTCGTTTGGCTGGTACTATTGGCTGTTCAAATGCCCCTGTATCAGGTATGACAATTGCTTCATTAGTTATTATGACTCTGGTATTTGTAATCTTCGGTTGGACTAGCAATGCAAACAACCAAATTCTCTTGCTGTTCGGTGTATTCATTGTTACAGCCATCTCAGTTGGTGGTGCTTATATGCAAACACAAAAGGTTAACTATGTTATTGGCGGTAACAAGAATGAAATGATGAGGTACTTCATGATTGCCGCTATGATTGGTGTTATCGTTGTTGTTGGTACAACAGTAATCTTGGAGCCACAATTAAAAATTACAGGATCTAACCCACCATTTGGCATGCCACAAGCTAACTTGATTGCTACATTGACAACCGGTATCATGTCTGGAAATCTTCCTTGGATCATGATTATCATCGGTGTTGTTATGGCTATCGTATGTTGGATGTTAGGTTTATCCATTATGACTGTTGCTTTAGGATTCTATCTACCAATTTCCACAACTTCAATCATTTTGGTCGGTGCTTTAATTAAGCTATTAATTGAAAAAATTACGGCTGAAAAAGAGCTCAGAGACAAACGTGTTCAAAGTGGTGTCAGTCTATCATCTGGTTTAATTGCCGGTGGTTCAATTATTGGCTTGATTGGTATTATCTTGCATGTAACAAATGTTTTAGGTGACAAGACACCAACAGGATTTGTTGGTAGCAATAATATGGGATTGATTCTCTTGGTAGTTCTAGTAATTTTAATGATTCTACCTTTAACAAATATTAAAAAAGTGAATAAATAAATCGAGGAGGCAGCACGATGGCAAAACGTCAAGAATTAACTGAAGATGATTTAAAGACGATGGTCTTTCAAAAAAATCCAGCTGTTACTTTTAAAAGAAAAGCTGGCATTATCACAATTGTGCGTGAGCAGAATCATCCAATTCAAAACTTCTGTCGTAAGTTGCACATGCACATTCCTGAAAAAACCTATTTAGAAATGGATGAGTACGGAAGCTTCGTATTTACGAAAATCAACGGCCATCGCAATGCCTACGAAATTGGCAAAGAATTGGCACAAAAATTTCCAGATGCCGATAAGTATCGCTATACTAGGTTGGTTTTATTCCTAAACCAAATTGAGAGTGTCGATCATTTAATAGAACGAGTATCATAATAATATAAGAATGAAAAAATTTATATTGGGGGACTTAAAAATGACAGAGCTAGATCGTATTGAATCATCAGCATGTACATCAATGATGGTAGGTAAGAAAGCTTCAATGGATGGAGCCACATATATTTCCAGAAATGAAGACCGTCTTAATGCTATTTATAGAAAGCGGATTATCGTCCAACCAGCGGTTTCAGGCCGTCACGAAACTTATGTTTCACCATATAACAAAATGACAATGCCATATCCAGAAAGTGGTTATCGTTATACTTCAACACTAGATGCTGACCAAAGTACTGGTCCTAATGAAGAAGATGGCTTTAACGAAAAAAATGTTGGCCTTAGTGCAACTGAAAGTGTTTATGCTAACGAAAAAGTTTTAGCTTTTGATCCATACGTTAAAAATGGTTTGGCTGAAGATTCACTAGCAACCTTAGTTTTGCCATACATTGACTCAGCTCGTGATGGCGTTAAATATTTAGGTAAATTAGTTGCTAAATATGGTTCAGCTGAAGGTAATGGATTGCAATTTATTGATAAAGACGAAGTTTGGTATATGGAAGTTGTTACTGGACATCAATGGGTAGCTGTGAGAATTCCTGATGACTGTTATGCTGTAGCCGCTAATCAAGTTGCTATTCAAGACATCGACTTCAATGATCCAGACAACTATATGTGGGCTGACGGTATTCAAGAATTCGTTGAAGAACACGGACTAAACCCAGATTTTGACCGTTGGGACTTCAGACACATCTTTGGTACAAATACGGAACAAGATCATCACTACAACACACCACGTGTATGGTTTGCACAACGCTATTTGAATCCATCTGATGATACACAAGATCCCGAATCACCAGAACTTCCTTTCATTAGAAAAGCTGAAAAGAAGATTGCTGTAGAAGACATTCAATACATCTTGAAATCACATTACAATGAAACAAAATACGACCCACTAGGGAATGGTACTGAACATGAGAGAAGAACATACCGTGCTATTTCATTGTCACGTACAGCTAATTCCCACATTCTTCAAATGAGAGATTCAGACAAGAATGGTGCAGCTGGTGTTGAATGGACTGGATTCGGTGTACCTAGTTTCTGTCCACAAGTTCCATTCTTTACTAATGCTAATGATATTGACGAATCGTATAGCTACACACCAGAAAAACTCGATATGAAGAGTGCTTACTGGATGTATGAAACATTGGCTATGGTCGTTGAAAGTCACTACAGCGAATTTACTGAACCCAACCTCGATTATCAAAAGAAATTATCAGAATGGGCTAGAAGAAAAATTGCCGAAGTAGACAAGAAGGCCGTTACAATGTCAGGTGATGCTTTGACAGATTACTTAACAGAACAAAATCACGAAATTGTCAAACACTACAATGACGAAACAAAGGCTCATATTGCTGACTTAATTACTAAAGGTACAGAGCTAAGCAAATTAACATTTAAGATGGATCCAAATCTTTAAAAAAGTCAAGAATAACGGCAAATACTCCCTAAGATTCGGGGGTGTTTGCCGTTATTTTGCTAAATAGATAAAAATATTAATGAATTTACCAACCAATAATTGTAAACTTTAATTAACGAAAAATAGGGGTAAATCATCATGAAAGACGTACGTTTTAAAAGTGTTTTTGATATTATCGG comes from Companilactobacillus pabuli and encodes:
- a CDS encoding OPT/YSL family transporter, which gives rise to MKKSLSQSAYGGVSGEKYVPYVTDKDNHGGNTIVMIMGAILAVIFAASTAYSGMKAGLTVAAGIPGSIIGSGLVSAFAKKKGILGKNLMQGMSSGGESIASGMIYVLPAIIVIGGRVNFIAGVLVGALAVLFAIGTASLVQNYLVVEEHGKLVYPESMAISEALVASEAGGDSLKFMGIGFGIGGILTMLTTQVFGWVNSTITYIGNSFYRWKMSTEVNPILAGIGFVVGLDVALTMFAGSILSNFAITPLIANFTQLAGNHAKDWNDIGLAVNQMNVDQVAGSYSKYIGAGMMLCGGIVGAVKLIPVIVTSIKKTLNARNSSSDDRNMLGIWSLLIAVIAIFVVGFFIAGNIAMAIVGGILSLILALLFVIVSARLAGTIGCSNAPVSGMTIASLVIMTLVFVIFGWTSNANNQILLLFGVFIVTAISVGGAYMQTQKVNYVIGGNKNEMMRYFMIAAMIGVIVVVGTTVILEPQLKITGSNPPFGMPQANLIATLTTGIMSGNLPWIMIIIGVVMAIVCWMLGLSIMTVALGFYLPISTTSIILVGALIKLLIEKITAEKELRDKRVQSGVSLSSGLIAGGSIIGLIGIILHVTNVLGDKTPTGFVGSNNMGLILLVVLVILMILPLTNIKKVNK
- a CDS encoding PqqD family peptide modification chaperone: MAKRQELTEDDLKTMVFQKNPAVTFKRKAGIITIVREQNHPIQNFCRKLHMHIPEKTYLEMDEYGSFVFTKINGHRNAYEIGKELAQKFPDADKYRYTRLVLFLNQIESVDHLIERVS
- a CDS encoding C69 family dipeptidase, translated to MTELDRIESSACTSMMVGKKASMDGATYISRNEDRLNAIYRKRIIVQPAVSGRHETYVSPYNKMTMPYPESGYRYTSTLDADQSTGPNEEDGFNEKNVGLSATESVYANEKVLAFDPYVKNGLAEDSLATLVLPYIDSARDGVKYLGKLVAKYGSAEGNGLQFIDKDEVWYMEVVTGHQWVAVRIPDDCYAVAANQVAIQDIDFNDPDNYMWADGIQEFVEEHGLNPDFDRWDFRHIFGTNTEQDHHYNTPRVWFAQRYLNPSDDTQDPESPELPFIRKAEKKIAVEDIQYILKSHYNETKYDPLGNGTEHERRTYRAISLSRTANSHILQMRDSDKNGAAGVEWTGFGVPSFCPQVPFFTNANDIDESYSYTPEKLDMKSAYWMYETLAMVVESHYSEFTEPNLDYQKKLSEWARRKIAEVDKKAVTMSGDALTDYLTEQNHEIVKHYNDETKAHIADLITKGTELSKLTFKMDPNL